Proteins found in one Miscanthus floridulus cultivar M001 chromosome 4, ASM1932011v1, whole genome shotgun sequence genomic segment:
- the LOC136549650 gene encoding aquaporin PIP2-6-like yields MGKEVDVSTLEAGGARDYVDPPAAPLIDIDELGKWSLYRAVIAEFVATLLFLYITVATVIGYKHQTDATASGADAACGGVGILGIAWAFGGMIFILVYCTAGISGGHINPAVTFGLFLARKVSLVRALLYMAAQSLGAICGVALVKGFQSGFYVRYGGGANEVSPGYSTGTGLAAEIIGTFVLVYTVFSATDPKRNARDSHVPVLAPLPIGFAVFMVHLATIPITGTGINPARSLGAAVVYNNSKAWSDQWIFWVGPFIGAAIAALYHQIVLRASARGYGSFRSNA; encoded by the exons ATGGGCAAGGAGGTGGACGTGTCCACTCTGGAGGCCGGCGGCGCCCGTGACTACGTCGACCCTCCGGCAGCACCGCTGATTGACATCGACGAGCTCGGCAAGTGGTCCCTGTACCGTGCCGTGATCGCCGAGTTCGTGGCCACGCTGCTGTTCCTGTACATCACCGTGGCCACCGTGATCGGGTACAAGCACCAGACGGACGCAACGGCGTCGGGCGCCGACGCGGCGTGCGGCGGCGTGGGCATCCTCGGCATCGCGTGGGCGTTTGGCGGCATGATCTTCATCCTCGTCTACTGCACCGCCGGCATCTCCGGTGGCCACATCAACCCGGCCGTCACGTTCGGCCTCTTCCTGGCGCGGAAGGTGTCCCTGGTGCGCGCGCTGCTGTACATGGCCGCGCAGAGCCTCGGCGCCATCTGCGGCGTCGCGCTCGTCAAGGGATTCCAGAGCGGATTCTACGTGCGCTACGGCGGCGGCGCCAATGAGGTCAGTCCCGGGTACTCCACCGGCACGGGGCTCGCCGCCGAGATCATCGGCACCTTCGTGCTCGTCTACACCGTCTTCTCCGCCACCGACCCCAAGCGCAACGCCCGTGACTCCCATGTCCCG GTGTTGGCGCCGCTTCCCATTGGATTCGCTGTGTTCATGGTGCACCTGGCAACGATCCCGATCACCGGCACGGGGATCAACCCAGCGAGGAGCCTCGGCGCCGCCGTTGTGTACAACAATAGCAAGGCCTGGAGCGACCAG TGGATCTTCTGGGTGGGTCCGTTCATCGGCGCGGCGATCGCAGCGCTGTACCACCAGATCGTCCTCCGCGCCAGCGCCAGGGGTTACGGCTCCTTCCGGAGCAACGCTTAG